The following proteins are co-located in the Carassius auratus strain Wakin chromosome 7, ASM336829v1, whole genome shotgun sequence genome:
- the sin3ab gene encoding paired amphipathic helix protein Sin3a isoform X2 — protein sequence MKRRLEDQDTVIGSQRQLPGGVDGFQHRVLNSASSLYETAPDNMQPSSSMQYSVSQTYQLSVAQSSGGHGHTSSSAVHTGPHHHGPAVQPVGQGHAHATPTLTPAPAPTLGQQQFQRLKVEDALSYLDQVKLQFGNQPQVYNDFLDIMKEFKSQSIDTPGVISRVSQLFKGHPDLIMGFNTFLPPGYKIEVQTNDLVNVTTPGQIHHITPHGISVQNLPITQPAQHQTQTAAPTSTAALVIPSQPTPAKISKPVQSPALTPTSQPNPSIPSYASPRSPSVQSHTPISSSTAGSTPLQNNQPVEFNHAINYVNKIKNRFQNQPEVYKSFLEILHTYQKEQRNAKEAGGNYTPTLTEQQVYAQVAQLFKSQEDLLSEFGQFLPDANSSVLLSKTTAEKAEAVRIDHGVTVKRPQLNNKQRFNQNGCPIRRHPGLPTTPPVKKKQKLGMGKDHSLAEASKLGIGAESLFFEKVRKALRSSEAYDNFLRCLVIFNQEVISRAELVQLVLPFLGKFPELFTWFKNFLGYRECAHIESFPKERATEGIAMEIDYASCKRLGSSYRALPKSFQQPRCTGRTPLCKEVLNDTWVSFPSWSEDSTFVSSKKTQYEEHIYRCEDERFELDVVLETNLATIRVLEAVQKRLSRMTAEEQAKFRLDNTIGGSSEVIHRKAIQRIYGDKAPDIIDGLKTNPAVSVPIVLKRLKTKEEEWREAQRGFNKIWREQNEKYYLKSLDHQGINFKQNDTKVFRSKMLLNEIETLYDERQEQASEDNAAPPSGPHMTIMYEDSQILEDTAALIIHHVKRQSGIHKEDKYKIKQIIYHFIPDMLFARRGELSDVEEEEEEETEPDEDGTKKHNGTTSTKSKLLFSHTAATQQKLSNCDDAYNLFYVNNNWYIFLRLHQILCSRLLRIYTQAEKQIEEDAREREWERNTLGVKREKNDSPAIQLRLKEPMDIDVEDYYSAFLEMVRNLLDGNMETSQYEDQLREMFTIHAYIAFTMDKLIQSIVRQLQHIVSDEVCVQVTDLFLSEFANKATGGSLSTQASRGSAESAYQRKAEQLMSDENCFKLLFQKSKGTVQLAVELLDTEEENSDGPVDTERWPDYVERYLNTSSASPELREHLSQKPVFLPRNLRRVRKCQRGQEMQVREAKETAKKSSEGGEDSKMECMFKLNSYKMVYVFKSEDYMYRRTAQLRAHQSHQRVSTRLHQRFQSWLDRWRKEHVTSDMAAAAYTWLMGEGLEGLLPCRTVCEPKILHFQNINKYKVTYSTTL from the exons ATGAAGCGGCGCTTGGAGGATCAGGACACCGTGATCGGCTCTCAGCGGCAGCTCCCCGGGGGTGTGGACGGCTTTCAGCACCGCGTCCTTAACTCTGCCTCCTCCCTCTACGAGACTGCACCAGACAACATGCAGCCTTCGTCCAGCATGCAGTACTCTGTCTCACAGACCTATCAG TTATCAGTGGCCCAGAGTTCTGGTGGACATGGACATACCAGCAGTTCAGCTGTGCACACTGGGCCTCATCACCATGGGCCAGCTGTCCAGCCTGTGGGCCAGGGTCATGCTCATGCTACCCCTACCCTTACCCCTGCCCCTGCCCCAACACTGGGTCAGCAGCAGTTTCAAAGGCTCAAG GTTGAAGATGCTCTTTCCTATTTGGATCAAGTTAAACTTCAGTTTGGCAATCAGCCGCAGGTCTACAATGACTTCCTGGATATCATGAAGGAGTTCAAGTCTCAAAG CATTGATACACCAGGTGTGATCAGCAGAGTCTCCCAGCTCTTCAAGGGCCATCCAGACCTCATCATGGGCTTCAACACCTTCCTGCCTCCTGGCTACAAGATTGAGGTTCAGACCAATGATCTGGTTAATGTGACCACTCCCGGCCAGATCCACCACATCACCCCACATGGTATCTCTGTTCAAAACCTTCCCATAACCCAGCCAGCGCAGCACCAGACTCAAACAGCAGCTCCCACCAGCACTGCAGCCTTGGTCATCCCTAGCCAGCCAACCCCTGCCAAGATTAGCAAG CCAGTGCAGTCTCCTGCACTTACCCCAACGAGCCAGCCTAATCCGTCCATTCCCTCATACGCCTCCCCGCGCTCGCCTTCGGTCCAGTCCCACACTCCCATCAGCAGCAGCACTGCCGGTTCAACCCCGCTGCAGAACAACCAGCCTGTGGAGTTCAACCACGCTATCAACTACGTGAACAAAATCAAGAACCGCTTTCAGAACCAGCCAGAGGTCTACAAATCCTTCTTGGAAATTCTGCACACATACCAG AAGGAGCAGCGTAATGCTAAGGAGGCAGGGGGAAACTACACACCCACTCTCACAGAGCAGCAGGTCTATGCTCAGGTGGCCCAGCTTTTCAAGAGCCAAGAGGACCTTCTTTCAGAATTCGGCCAGTTCCTGCCAGATGCTAACAGTTCAGTG TTATTGAGTAAGACTACAGCTGAGAAGGCTGAAGCTGTGCGTATTGATCATGGGGTGACCGTAAAGAGACCTCAACTGAACAATAAGCAGAGGTTTAATCAGAATGGATGTCCAATTCGTAGACATCCAGGGCTGCCCACTACGCCCCCTGTTAAG AAAAAGCAAAAATTGGGAATGGGAAAAGACCATTCGCTGGCTGAAGCCAGTAAACTTGGAATTGGTGCTGAATCTCTCTTTTTTGAAAAG GTGCGGAAAGCTCTGCGGAGTTCAGAGGCTTACGACAATTTCTTGCGCTGTTTGGTCATCTTCAATCAAGAAGTGATCTCACGGGCTGAACTTGTGCAGCTGGTCTTACCATTTTTGGG gaAATTTCCTGAGCTTTTTACATGGTTCAAGAACTTCCTCGGCTACAGAGAGTGTGCCCATATTGAGAGCTTTCCCAAAGAGCGAGCCACTGAAGGCATTGCAATGGAAATTGATTATGCATCCTGCAAAAGATTGGGCTCCAGTTACAGAGCCCTTCCCAAAAGCTTCCAGCAGCCTCGATGTACAGGCAGGACTCCATTGTGCAAAGAG gtgtTGAATGATACATGGGTGTCATTTCCATCTTGGTCTGAGGACTCAACCTTTGTCAGCTCCAAAAAGACCCAGTACGAAGAGCATATATATAGATGTGAAGATGAGCGATTTGAG CTTGATGTGGTTCTGGAGACAAACCTCGCCACCATCCGTGTTCTGGAGGCTGTTCAAAAGAGGCTCTCGCGCATGACGGCTGAGGAACAGGCCAAGTTCCGGCTGGACAACACCATCGGAGGCTCCTCTGAGGTCATCCATCGTAAAGCTATTCAGAGGATATATGGTGATAAAGCTCCAGACATCATAGATGGGCTTAAGACGAACCCTGCTGTCTCTGTACCTATTGTACTCAAAAG GCTGAAAACTAAAGAAGAAGAGTGGCGAGAGGCACAGCGTGGCTTCAATAAGATCTGGAGGGAACAGAATGAGAAGTATTACCTGAAGTCTTTAGATCACCAAGGTATTAACTTCAAACAGAACGACACAAAGGTGTTTCGCTCCAAAATGCTGCTCAATGAAATCGAGACTCTTTATGATGAG CGGCAAGAGCAGGCTTCAGAAGACAATGCCGCCCCTCCGTCAGGTCCTCACATGACCATCATGTACGAGGACAGCCAGATCCTGGAAGACACGGCTGCTCTCATCATCCACCATGTGAAGAGGCAGTCCGGCATCCACAAAGAGGACAAGTACAAAATCAAACAGATCATATACCATTTCATTCCCGACATGCTGTTCGCCCGACGCGGCGAGCTTTCTGatgtggaggaggaggaagaagaggagacCGAACCAGATGAAGACGGGACTAAAAAGCACAATGGGACGACGTCAACGAAGTCTAAGCTCCTCTTCAGCCATACAGCAGCTACCCAGCAGAAGCTGAGTAATTGTGACGATGCCTACAACCTCTTCTATGTCAACAATAACTGGTACATCTTTCTGCGGCTGCACCAGATCCTGTGCTCCCGACTGCTACGGATCTACACGCAGGCGGAAAAACAGATAGAGGAAgatgccagagagagagagtgggaaagAAACACGTTGGGAGTGAAAAGAGAGAAGAACGACAGCCCGGCCATCCAGCTGCGTTTGAAGGAACCCA TGGACATCGATGTTGAAGACTACTACTCCGCCTTCTTAGAGATGGTGCGAAACCTCCTGGATGGCAACATGGAGACATCTCAGTACGAGGACCAGCTTAGGGAAATGTTTACCATCCATGCCTACATTGCCTTCACCATGGACAAACTCATCCAGAGTATAGTGAGACAG ctccAGCATATAGTAAGCGATGAGGTCTGTGTACAGGTGACTGATCTTTTCCTTAGCGAGTTTGCCAACAAAGCCACCGGTGGGTCCCTGTCCACCCAAGCTTCTAGAGGAAGTGCCGAATCAGCCTACCAGCGCAAAGCTGAGCAGCTGATGTCTGACGAGAACTGTTTTAAG TTATTGTTCCAGAAGTCTAAAGGGACTGTGCAGCTGGCCGTAGAGCTTTTGGACACAGAGGAGGAGAACTCGGATGGACCTGTGGATACTGAG CGCTGGCCCGACTACGTGGAGCGATATCTGAACACCAGCTCGGCATCTCCAGAGCTGCGAGAGCATCTCTCCCAGAAGCCTGTGTTTCTACCCAG GAACCTGAGGCGAGTGCGGAAGTGCCAGAGAGGTCAGGAGATGCAGGTGAGAGAGGCCAAAGAAACAGCCAAGAAATCCTCCGAGGGCGGCGAGGACTCAAAAATGGAGTGCATGTTTAAGCTCAACTCCTACAAGATGG
- the sin3ab gene encoding paired amphipathic helix protein Sin3a isoform X1: MKRRLEDQDTVIGSQRQLPGGVDGFQHRVLNSASSLYETAPDNMQPSSSMQYSVSQTYQLSVAQSSGGHGHTSSSAVHTGPHHHGPAVQPVGQGHAHATPTLTPAPAPTLGQQQFQRLKVEDALSYLDQVKLQFGNQPQVYNDFLDIMKEFKSQSIDTPGVISRVSQLFKGHPDLIMGFNTFLPPGYKIEVQTNDLVNVTTPGQIHHITPHGISVQNLPITQPAQHQTQTAAPTSTAALVIPSQPTPAKISKPVQSPALTPTSQPNPSIPSYASPRSPSVQSHTPISSSTAGSTPLQNNQPVEFNHAINYVNKIKNRFQNQPEVYKSFLEILHTYQKEQRNAKEAGGNYTPTLTEQQVYAQVAQLFKSQEDLLSEFGQFLPDANSSVVGFEIWPVEICGNNIYIIISVISHLVFLSYPQLLSKTTAEKAEAVRIDHGVTVKRPQLNNKQRFNQNGCPIRRHPGLPTTPPVKKKQKLGMGKDHSLAEASKLGIGAESLFFEKVRKALRSSEAYDNFLRCLVIFNQEVISRAELVQLVLPFLGKFPELFTWFKNFLGYRECAHIESFPKERATEGIAMEIDYASCKRLGSSYRALPKSFQQPRCTGRTPLCKEVLNDTWVSFPSWSEDSTFVSSKKTQYEEHIYRCEDERFELDVVLETNLATIRVLEAVQKRLSRMTAEEQAKFRLDNTIGGSSEVIHRKAIQRIYGDKAPDIIDGLKTNPAVSVPIVLKRLKTKEEEWREAQRGFNKIWREQNEKYYLKSLDHQGINFKQNDTKVFRSKMLLNEIETLYDERQEQASEDNAAPPSGPHMTIMYEDSQILEDTAALIIHHVKRQSGIHKEDKYKIKQIIYHFIPDMLFARRGELSDVEEEEEEETEPDEDGTKKHNGTTSTKSKLLFSHTAATQQKLSNCDDAYNLFYVNNNWYIFLRLHQILCSRLLRIYTQAEKQIEEDAREREWERNTLGVKREKNDSPAIQLRLKEPMDIDVEDYYSAFLEMVRNLLDGNMETSQYEDQLREMFTIHAYIAFTMDKLIQSIVRQLQHIVSDEVCVQVTDLFLSEFANKATGGSLSTQASRGSAESAYQRKAEQLMSDENCFKLLFQKSKGTVQLAVELLDTEEENSDGPVDTERWPDYVERYLNTSSASPELREHLSQKPVFLPRNLRRVRKCQRGQEMQVREAKETAKKSSEGGEDSKMECMFKLNSYKMVYVFKSEDYMYRRTAQLRAHQSHQRVSTRLHQRFQSWLDRWRKEHVTSDMAAAAYTWLMGEGLEGLLPCRTVCEPKILHFQNINKYKVTYSTTL, encoded by the exons ATGAAGCGGCGCTTGGAGGATCAGGACACCGTGATCGGCTCTCAGCGGCAGCTCCCCGGGGGTGTGGACGGCTTTCAGCACCGCGTCCTTAACTCTGCCTCCTCCCTCTACGAGACTGCACCAGACAACATGCAGCCTTCGTCCAGCATGCAGTACTCTGTCTCACAGACCTATCAG TTATCAGTGGCCCAGAGTTCTGGTGGACATGGACATACCAGCAGTTCAGCTGTGCACACTGGGCCTCATCACCATGGGCCAGCTGTCCAGCCTGTGGGCCAGGGTCATGCTCATGCTACCCCTACCCTTACCCCTGCCCCTGCCCCAACACTGGGTCAGCAGCAGTTTCAAAGGCTCAAG GTTGAAGATGCTCTTTCCTATTTGGATCAAGTTAAACTTCAGTTTGGCAATCAGCCGCAGGTCTACAATGACTTCCTGGATATCATGAAGGAGTTCAAGTCTCAAAG CATTGATACACCAGGTGTGATCAGCAGAGTCTCCCAGCTCTTCAAGGGCCATCCAGACCTCATCATGGGCTTCAACACCTTCCTGCCTCCTGGCTACAAGATTGAGGTTCAGACCAATGATCTGGTTAATGTGACCACTCCCGGCCAGATCCACCACATCACCCCACATGGTATCTCTGTTCAAAACCTTCCCATAACCCAGCCAGCGCAGCACCAGACTCAAACAGCAGCTCCCACCAGCACTGCAGCCTTGGTCATCCCTAGCCAGCCAACCCCTGCCAAGATTAGCAAG CCAGTGCAGTCTCCTGCACTTACCCCAACGAGCCAGCCTAATCCGTCCATTCCCTCATACGCCTCCCCGCGCTCGCCTTCGGTCCAGTCCCACACTCCCATCAGCAGCAGCACTGCCGGTTCAACCCCGCTGCAGAACAACCAGCCTGTGGAGTTCAACCACGCTATCAACTACGTGAACAAAATCAAGAACCGCTTTCAGAACCAGCCAGAGGTCTACAAATCCTTCTTGGAAATTCTGCACACATACCAG AAGGAGCAGCGTAATGCTAAGGAGGCAGGGGGAAACTACACACCCACTCTCACAGAGCAGCAGGTCTATGCTCAGGTGGCCCAGCTTTTCAAGAGCCAAGAGGACCTTCTTTCAGAATTCGGCCAGTTCCTGCCAGATGCTAACAGTTCAGTGGTGGGTTTTGAGATCTGGCCTGTTGAGATCTGTGGTAATAATATCTATATTATTATATCTGTAATATCTCACTTGGTGTTTCTCTCTTATCCTCAGTTATTGAGTAAGACTACAGCTGAGAAGGCTGAAGCTGTGCGTATTGATCATGGGGTGACCGTAAAGAGACCTCAACTGAACAATAAGCAGAGGTTTAATCAGAATGGATGTCCAATTCGTAGACATCCAGGGCTGCCCACTACGCCCCCTGTTAAG AAAAAGCAAAAATTGGGAATGGGAAAAGACCATTCGCTGGCTGAAGCCAGTAAACTTGGAATTGGTGCTGAATCTCTCTTTTTTGAAAAG GTGCGGAAAGCTCTGCGGAGTTCAGAGGCTTACGACAATTTCTTGCGCTGTTTGGTCATCTTCAATCAAGAAGTGATCTCACGGGCTGAACTTGTGCAGCTGGTCTTACCATTTTTGGG gaAATTTCCTGAGCTTTTTACATGGTTCAAGAACTTCCTCGGCTACAGAGAGTGTGCCCATATTGAGAGCTTTCCCAAAGAGCGAGCCACTGAAGGCATTGCAATGGAAATTGATTATGCATCCTGCAAAAGATTGGGCTCCAGTTACAGAGCCCTTCCCAAAAGCTTCCAGCAGCCTCGATGTACAGGCAGGACTCCATTGTGCAAAGAG gtgtTGAATGATACATGGGTGTCATTTCCATCTTGGTCTGAGGACTCAACCTTTGTCAGCTCCAAAAAGACCCAGTACGAAGAGCATATATATAGATGTGAAGATGAGCGATTTGAG CTTGATGTGGTTCTGGAGACAAACCTCGCCACCATCCGTGTTCTGGAGGCTGTTCAAAAGAGGCTCTCGCGCATGACGGCTGAGGAACAGGCCAAGTTCCGGCTGGACAACACCATCGGAGGCTCCTCTGAGGTCATCCATCGTAAAGCTATTCAGAGGATATATGGTGATAAAGCTCCAGACATCATAGATGGGCTTAAGACGAACCCTGCTGTCTCTGTACCTATTGTACTCAAAAG GCTGAAAACTAAAGAAGAAGAGTGGCGAGAGGCACAGCGTGGCTTCAATAAGATCTGGAGGGAACAGAATGAGAAGTATTACCTGAAGTCTTTAGATCACCAAGGTATTAACTTCAAACAGAACGACACAAAGGTGTTTCGCTCCAAAATGCTGCTCAATGAAATCGAGACTCTTTATGATGAG CGGCAAGAGCAGGCTTCAGAAGACAATGCCGCCCCTCCGTCAGGTCCTCACATGACCATCATGTACGAGGACAGCCAGATCCTGGAAGACACGGCTGCTCTCATCATCCACCATGTGAAGAGGCAGTCCGGCATCCACAAAGAGGACAAGTACAAAATCAAACAGATCATATACCATTTCATTCCCGACATGCTGTTCGCCCGACGCGGCGAGCTTTCTGatgtggaggaggaggaagaagaggagacCGAACCAGATGAAGACGGGACTAAAAAGCACAATGGGACGACGTCAACGAAGTCTAAGCTCCTCTTCAGCCATACAGCAGCTACCCAGCAGAAGCTGAGTAATTGTGACGATGCCTACAACCTCTTCTATGTCAACAATAACTGGTACATCTTTCTGCGGCTGCACCAGATCCTGTGCTCCCGACTGCTACGGATCTACACGCAGGCGGAAAAACAGATAGAGGAAgatgccagagagagagagtgggaaagAAACACGTTGGGAGTGAAAAGAGAGAAGAACGACAGCCCGGCCATCCAGCTGCGTTTGAAGGAACCCA TGGACATCGATGTTGAAGACTACTACTCCGCCTTCTTAGAGATGGTGCGAAACCTCCTGGATGGCAACATGGAGACATCTCAGTACGAGGACCAGCTTAGGGAAATGTTTACCATCCATGCCTACATTGCCTTCACCATGGACAAACTCATCCAGAGTATAGTGAGACAG ctccAGCATATAGTAAGCGATGAGGTCTGTGTACAGGTGACTGATCTTTTCCTTAGCGAGTTTGCCAACAAAGCCACCGGTGGGTCCCTGTCCACCCAAGCTTCTAGAGGAAGTGCCGAATCAGCCTACCAGCGCAAAGCTGAGCAGCTGATGTCTGACGAGAACTGTTTTAAG TTATTGTTCCAGAAGTCTAAAGGGACTGTGCAGCTGGCCGTAGAGCTTTTGGACACAGAGGAGGAGAACTCGGATGGACCTGTGGATACTGAG CGCTGGCCCGACTACGTGGAGCGATATCTGAACACCAGCTCGGCATCTCCAGAGCTGCGAGAGCATCTCTCCCAGAAGCCTGTGTTTCTACCCAG GAACCTGAGGCGAGTGCGGAAGTGCCAGAGAGGTCAGGAGATGCAGGTGAGAGAGGCCAAAGAAACAGCCAAGAAATCCTCCGAGGGCGGCGAGGACTCAAAAATGGAGTGCATGTTTAAGCTCAACTCCTACAAGATGG